The genomic region TGCTCACAAAACTGTTTTCAATCTTTTCTTCCAAAGATTTGCGCATGTTTTCAATAACATCGTGAATTTCACCCACTTTTCGGTCAGGATCAAACTCAAGAAAAATCTCAATAAAAACACTTGACCCTGTTCTTCGCGAACGGACACCGTGGAGCTGGGCATAATCATGATAAAATTTTACCAGTTCTTTGGTGATGAGCATCTGGTACTTTTCTTCCAGAGTTCTGTCTAAGAGATCAAAAAGAGATGTTTTAATCAGCCCGTAAAAGGAATAAATGATAACTCCGCCCAGTGCGAGGGATATAAGCGGATCGATATAGAGCGACCATGAGTATTCCCGCAGAAAAATCATGGCCAGCAGGCTTATGAGTATCCCGCCCGCAATGACTGTGTCAGACATTGGAACACGCCATTGAACGTCTGTAACCGGAGAAGGGATCCTTTTGTATATCCGATAGTTGCGAATCCAGAGATAGGTGCTTGCAATCATGGATGCCAGCATGACTAAGGCACCCATGGCCAGGTGGGTGGGATCAAGGGCAACGGGAGACAAAATCCTCCCTATGGACGTGTAGAGGATATAGCCAATGGAAAGCACAACAAACCATCCGCCGATCACGCCAATGAGATTTTCAATTTTTCCTGCGCCGTAGTCAAAGTTGTTGCCCATCCCTTTTCTCATTTTGTAAAGAATGAATAAAAGCATGACATTGGCGATAAAGACATTCAAATCACCGAGGAGATCCGCATACAATGTCATGGAATTGGCAAGAACTGCTACAACTACGGATGGGGCAAGAAAGGCCAGGTCCATGATGACTGTAATCAGGGCGGTTCGTTCCTTGGTAGCCGCGTCCTGGGCGTTGCTTGACTGATTCATGGGTTTAGTGGATTAACACAGGCTTTGTTCAAGAATTTCACTTTTAATGGATTCCAGACTTGTGGTTATAACAGCTTCTTTTTTTGGGTACTATATCAGTAATCGGATTTCTCTTAATCTACAGATTAAATTCCTAACCAGTGCCTGGAAAAACGTCAATATCCAGCGTGCCAAGCCTCAATCAAAGTAATCAAAAAAACTTGTAACTGTTCATTACAGTTCTTTCACTGGACAAAGCCCATGTCCTGGCAGAGGATGCCAACATAGTGAACAGTTACAAAAACTTTTCCACGTTGCACACATCGAGTCAAGCGCTAAATGTAAACATGTTTATCCCCTGTCCAGGATCTCTAACCAGTACCTGGCCCGACTGCGCAGTTCGGGATCATTTTCTGCCTGGCGGAACGCTTCTCTGGCGCTGTCTAAGCGTCCCTGATGATATTGGAAGATTCCCAGCAGAAACAGGGCATCCCGGCGTGCTTTCGTGCACTGAGACTCAGTGGCGAGACGCAAATGCTCGCTGGCTTCATCCCAGTCTTCTATCTGCATGAAAAGTCTGCCCAGGCGCAGCCTGCACTGGCAATTATTTTGACGCGTTAACTTTTCCTGGCCATTCTTTGGGGTTGGACCTAACCATCATCCTTAAATATCAGGAAAAATTTCCCAAATTAGCCTGTTTTCAAAGCTTAGAAGCCCCCCCAATGAAATTCGCTACACTGAGACTTCGTCTATTTCATGGGGTAAACATTTTACCATCAAAAACATCATTGTAAGCAGATACAGGTTCTTTCAGTGCGTACATCCCTGACTTGCCTACTTCGTGGACCCAGCGGCCGCAAGCTCTGCCGCCAAGCATTTCCTTGACCTTTTCGACAAAATCTTTGCAGCCCACTGCAACACCTTCAGTCCAGTCGGCTTGCCTTGGAGTTCTCTCATCCAATGCTGTCTGAAC from Desulfonatronovibrio magnus harbors:
- a CDS encoding cation diffusion facilitator family transporter codes for the protein MNQSSNAQDAATKERTALITVIMDLAFLAPSVVVAVLANSMTLYADLLGDLNVFIANVMLLFILYKMRKGMGNNFDYGAGKIENLIGVIGGWFVVLSIGYILYTSIGRILSPVALDPTHLAMGALVMLASMIASTYLWIRNYRIYKRIPSPVTDVQWRVPMSDTVIAGGILISLLAMIFLREYSWSLYIDPLISLALGGVIIYSFYGLIKTSLFDLLDRTLEEKYQMLITKELVKFYHDYAQLHGVRSRRTGSSVFIEIFLEFDPDRKVGEIHDVIENMRKSLEEKIENSFVSISLSKKSVR
- a CDS encoding tetratricopeptide repeat protein, encoding MRLGRLFMQIEDWDEASEHLRLATESQCTKARRDALFLLGIFQYHQGRLDSAREAFRQAENDPELRSRARYWLEILDRG